Below is a genomic region from Candidatus Acidiferrales bacterium.
GAATATTCGGCTTGCATAACGGCGGCCGCCGTGAAGGAAAATTACTCGGGTCCGGTATTCATTCAAGGGGACCATTTCCAATTCAATGCCAAGAAATTTGCGCTGGACCCGCAAAAAGAGGTGGAAGCAATAAAGTCTCTTATCAAAGAAGCCGTCGCCGCGGAATTTTACAACATCGACATTGATTCTTCAACGCTTGTCGATCTTAGCAAGAAGACTACTGATGAACAACAGCGCAACAATTACGAGTTAGCAGCAGAAATGACTGCCTTGATAAGAGAAGTCGAGCCGAAAGGAGTGACAATTTCCGTCGGCGGAGAAATCGGTGAGGTGGGCGGAAAAAACTCTACTCCCGAGGAGTTCCGTGCTTACATGCAGGGCTACGTCAAGACCTTGAACTCAAAGAAGCACGGTGCTACTCCGATAAGCAAGATTAGCGTGCAAACCGGTTCGAGCCACGGTGGAGTTCCGCTGCCCGATGGTACGGTGGCACAAGTGAAAATCGATTTCGGGGTACTGGAATCGATTTCGAAAATAGCCAGAAAAGAATACGGTATGGCGGGCGCCGTACAGCACGGAGCATCTACTTTGCCCGAAGAACTTTTTGACAAATTCCCAGGCGTTGGAACAGCGGAGATCCATCTTGCTACCGGGTTCCAAAACCTTCTGTATGATATTTTCCCGAAAGATTTCAGGGAGACCATCTACGATTATTTGAGAAAGAACTGCGCAGACGAAAAGAAACCGAATGAAACCGATGAGCAGTTTATCTACAAGACCCGCAAGAAAGCTTTCGGACCGTTCAAGCAGCAAATGTGGAACCTTGGCAAGGACTGGTTCTCAAGAGCGAATACGGAACTCGAAAAGCGATTCGAGTTCTTGTTCCTGAAACTCAACACAAAAAATACCAAGGACATCGTCAGCAAGTACGTCTGAGCGCTTTGCGCCGCCTCCTGCCACGGAATATTTATGTGTTGGGATCCCGCGAGGTGGTGACCGCACACCTTGTGCGATATACTAACGAGCGGGAAAAGTATAACCCCGAAGGGACCGCTTCACAGATTGACGAAAGAATCATCCAACGAAAAAACAAGGGCGGCGGTTAGCTCGGTAATCGCCGCCGTTTTTCTTACTGCATTCAAACTTATCGTAGGAATCACTTCGGGCAGTCTCGGCATCCTGAGCGAAGCTGCTCATTCAGGATTCGATCTCCTCGCGGCCACTACCACACTATTCGCCGTCCGGGCATCTTCGAAGCCGGCTGATGTGGAACATCATTACGGGCACGGAAAATTCGAGAACATATCTGCACTCTTTGAAGCCCTGCTTTTGCTACTGACTTGTTACTTGATCGGTAAGGAAGCCGTCGCGAGACTTTTTTTCAAGAAAGTCTCAATCGAGATTACTGTGTGGAGTTTTGTTGTGATGTTCACTTCTATCATCATAGACTTCACACGGTCCAGAATTCTTTTCCGGGCTGCAAAAAAATACAACAGCCAGGCACTGGAGGCGGACGCCCTGCATTTCTCGACCGATATCCTGAGCTCCAGCGTGGTTATACTCGGCTTGGTTGCTGCAAATTATGGATTTGCTTTCGCAGACCCGGTGGCATCTCTTGGAGTGGCGGTAGTAATCGTTTTTATAAGTTTAAGACTTGGGAAAAGAACGCTGGATGTTTTGGTCGATAGAAGTCCCGAATCCTCATTGGTGGCCAACATCCGCGCGGCGGCGCTGAGCATTAATGAAATCGAGGAAATAAAAAGTTTGAGGGTCAGAGTCGCAGGAGGAAAAATTTTTGTCGATATGGTGGTTGAACTCCCGAGGCTTCTACCGTTCGAGCGTGCTCACTCGTTAGTCGATGAAATCGAAAGCAAGGTGAGAGGAGTTAGAGATGGAGTAGATGTCGTCGTTCACGCCGAACCGATCCCGACTAGCAGGGAAACTGTAGTCGATAAGATAAAGCTTGCCGCCGAGAACGTGGGAGGTAACGTCCACGAAATCGAAGTCTTCTCAACAGAAAAGGGATTCGTCGTTGATCTGCACCTGGAAGTCACGGACGCGGAGACGATCGATTCGGCTCACCGTAAAGCCGACATGCTTGAAAGCGCCATTCGCCGGCAAGTCGAAAAAGTTGACCAGATATTCATACATATCGATAAGCCATCGATGAAACCGAAATATGCCACCACTCCGAATTTGTATGAGACGGATCTACCCGCAAAACTGTTAGATTATGTGAAATGTAAACCCTCTGTCGTAAGGTGCATCAACCTGAATTTCACCGAGAGTGAGTCAGGAATTCGTGTAGCCATGATCTGCCAGTTCGATGAAACTTTTTCACTCGAAGATACCGTTAAAATTGTCAACGAGCTCGAGATGGACATAGTAAAACGATTCCCGCAGATTTCCAGAGTTGTTATTCATCAAGAGCCAGCTTCCTGAATGACCATGCGGCCATATTACACCGATCCTTATACCGTTGATTTTGAAGCTGACGTGCTCGAAATATCCAGGAGGTCCGAGCACTTTGCTGTGGTGCTGGACAAGAGCTACTTTTACCCGACATCGGGCGGGCAGGAGCACGACACCGGAACCATCAACGGCGTAGACGTCGTCGATGTCATAGAAGAAAAAGGAAAAGTTTTTCACCTTTTATCTGAAGAAATCAAGGCCGGCAAAGCCAACTCCAGAATCAATTGGCAGCGTCGATTCGAAAATATGCAGCAGCATACGGGACAGCACATCCTATCGGCGGCGTTTGAAAACCTTTTTGAAATTCAAACCGTATCGAGCAGGCTCGGTGAAGAAATCGGGACAATCGACCTTTCAAGACAACCATCCGATAATGAGACCACTGCCGCCGTCGCAGAAGCAAATAAGATCGTGCGCGAAAATCGCGAAGTCATCATCCATTTTGCCGATCAGTCAACGATAAACTCGTTTAAACTGCGAAAGCCCCCGAAGGTTGAAGGGACGATCCGAATAGTGGAGGTAAAAGATTTCGATTTCTCGCCGTGCGGCGGCACTCATTGTACTCATACTTCAGAAGTGGGTGTAATCCTGACAGGCGGCATCGAAAAGGTCAAAGCATCATTGACAAGAATAGAATTTGCATGCGGGGACAGAGCCGTCAAGCATTATTATGCTTTGCATAAGTCTGCCGCCGAAGGTGCGAGACTTCTCTCAACGGTCGCAACAGAACTTCCTAATGCGATTGAAAAATTAAAACAGCAGATCCAAGAAAGCGGGAGCAGGATGAAAGAGCTGTCCGAGAGAATCCTCGGTACCGTATGTGTACAATACAAACAGCGACTGGAAGGTTCGGCGGAAATTTTTGATGTTTTTGATTTGACCGATGAAGTCACCTCAATAGAGGATTTACGTTACGTTGCGAGCTGTCTATCAAAGCACACCGTGAAAGCGTTTGCCATGTACAAAAATGAAGGCGCCTCTTGCCAGATGAATCTCAGGCTGCCCATGAACGGGGCGGACTCCGTAATGGAGCAGCTTCGAACCGATTATCATGCGAAGGGCGGCGGCAGAAATGGATTTTATTCGCTAAGCCTGGCTAAGAACACACTTGGTGAGGTAATCGAAAAACTCAGAAAGATCCTTCAGAATGGCTGACGCTGGTGTACATTTATTTGTAGACGGGGTAGTGCAGGGAGTTGGGTACCGCTTCTTCGCTGCTCGACAAGCGAGCGTTTACGGACTCAAGGGATTTGTGAAAAATCTGATCGACGGAAGAGTCGAGGTCGTGGCAGAAGGCGAGAAAGGATTGATTGAAGAATTCATCAAAGACTTAAGACGCGGCCCTATCTCATCTCATATAACAGATATCAGAATCGAATGGACAAGCCCGGATTATAAATTTGAAGGATTCGAAATCCTATGAAGATCGGATTTGGGTTCGACGCTCACGAGCTTGTAGAAAACAGGCAACTCAGACTAGGAGGAGTGGTCATCGAGTTTCCAATGGGGCTTCGAGGACATTCCGACGGAGACGTCGTGCTGCATGCGTTGAGCGACGCTATACTCGGTGCTTCCGCAAAAGGAGACATCGGAATTTACTTCCGCGACGATGAAAAGAAGAACGAAGGCATTGACAGTAAACAAATACTAAAATTTGTTCTGAAGGCCGCGGCGGAAAGCGGCTTGAAAATAAACAACATTGACATAGTCGTAGTCGCAGACAGACCCAAACTAAATCCATTTTACGAATTGATTCGCAATTCAATTTCCCGAGAATGTGAAATTTCAATTTCAGACGTTTCCGTAAAATCAAAAACGACCGAGGGAACCGCAATCGCAAAGAGCTCAATTGCCTGCTTTGCCGTGGTTCTGATGAAAGAGCTGTGACTCATCTAAATAATTTAGTCACCGCGTTGAACAGCACGGCACCGATCTATTTTTATCTGACGTTATTCTTTTTTGCATTCCTTGAAAACCTTTTTCCTCCATCACCGAGCGATCTGGTCATAGCATTCGGCGGCTCACTCGTCGGCACAGGCAAGCTGGACATCTTTGCCGCAATTTTCTTCTCAACTTTGGGGAGCACGGCGGGCTTTGTCGTAATGTACTACATAGGATTTTTTCTCGGGAGGGAATTGATAGATACTGGCAAACTAAAATTCATTCCGATGGAAAAAATAAAGACCGTCGAGGGCTGGTTTCAAAAATATGGATACGGTATCGTCGTGGTGAACCGATTCCTGTCGGGCACGAGGGCGGTAATCTCTTTCTTTGTCGGACTATCCGAGTTATCAATCGCAATAACGATTCCTCTTTGTGCAATCAGCGCCCTTACATGGAACTCAATTCTCATCATCGGTGGTTCACTTCTCGGTCGGAATTGGAAACAGCTCGGACATATTCTGAGTCTCTACGGGATAACCGTCGGAATATTTCTATCGCTTTTAGTTGTCTTTTTTGTCGTCAAGTACTATCGGAGGAGAAAACACGCTTAAGAAAATCCTCACAGTTCTTGGAGTTTTTGTTTTAGCAATTATCATATGCTCAATTGCCAACGATCTTCTGACTTACCGCATTGATAGGGAAGCAGGAGTTAATTTTGGCAAGTACCACGAGTATTCAGGAGCGATGCACATACACACTACTTACTCGGATGGCAGCGGATCTTACTCACAAATCGAAAGGATTTGCGATTCTCTCGGACTCGATTTCGCGATTATAACGGACCACAATACAGTTCTGCCGATGGAAGACCACCTTGCCAGTCGTTTTGGTATGACACTGATCGTTCCGGCCGTAGAGATTTCGACCGACGGCGAACACGGTCACTTCCTTGTGATCGGAGACAGCATCCCCATGATCCCGCGCAATGGCATCACGTCCGACGAGGTGTTCCATGATGCGATTTCGAAAAAAGACATGGTGGTCCTCGCTCATGTCTTTCATCCACGCAGCACACTCGATTGGGACAACTGGAGTATCGGAAATTTTACGGGCATTGAGCTCTACAACTTCGATGAAGGCTGGAGAAGTACTCTGAATTTTTTTCGCATCAATAAGTTGATTGGTGCCTACATCTCCTATGGTTTTGAACCGGAAGCGCTCAACTACCTGCTGAGCTATCCCGAAAAAGAGATGCAGAAGTTCGATGAGCTGAATATCAACCGCAAGGTGATCGGCGTGGGTTCATTGGATGCTCATGCAAATGTCAATTTCGGAAAAAGCGTCGCCTGGCATTTCCCGTCATATCAAAGCCTCTTTGAGCTTGTTCACACTGTCATAGTTACAAGACAACCGTTCGATGGTTCATATCATCACGATAGGGAATTGCTGATAAAGGCAATTCGAGATGGGAACATGTTCGTCGGGTTTTCGGGACTGGAACAGGCGCGAGGTTTCTTGTTCACGGCAAGTTCGGATACCAATGAAGTCATGATGGGCGACAGCCTGAGAGTCGAGAAGTCTGCTCGTCTCCATATTGAGATGCCGGACAGCAACGGCGTTGAAACTCAGATTGTTTGGAACGGGGAGATCATAGCAACTTACAATAACGCAAGCTCGATAGATCTTCCGGTTATTCATCCGGGCGAATACAGGATTCAAGCATTCCAGAAAAGGGTGATGCTACCGTTATTTATGAAGAGATCTTTCCCGTGGATATTGTCCAATCCGATTTATATTTACCGCCAACATTGAATGAGAATAATAAAAAGTATCTTTGACAGATCGCTTCTGCTCCCCATTTTTTCCGGATTGCTTCTCGGTTTTTCTTTCCCACCATTCCATTTCGGCTGGCTGGCATTCGTAGGATTCATACCGCTGATCTTTGCCGTAAAGGGAGCAAAAAATTATCGGGAAGTGCTGAAGTTATCTTATTTCGGATTTCTCGTCCTCAATATTGTGGCCATTTACTGGGTTGGCGGCTGGACAAGAGAAAGCGACCCATTCCTGATGATAGGCGGAGCAGCACTCGTTTTCTGCCATCCATTTTTCTTCACGGTTCCTATGCTGGTGTACCATTTTCTGCACAAGAGGTTCGGGGAATTGGCGGTCTTCCTTTTTCCGTTTCTCTATCTTTCCTTTGAGCATTTGCACTCAATAGGTGAAGTCGCCTTTCCGTGGCTTACAATTGGTTATTCGCAATCGTACAACCAAGCAGGAATTCAGTTTTCATCTTTCACAGGACTTTTCGGGATATCTTTTCAAATTTTGCTGGTGAATTCTTTTCTTTATTACTCGCTTACCTCCTGGATGGACAACCGAGGAGCGAAGAAATTCCGAATCGCGCGTTCGCTGTCCATTGCATTGCTCTTGATCGTCATTCCCGAAATCTACGGTGAGATGGTCCTCCGCTCTGCGGGGAAGAATGAATATGCAAACAAGCTGAAGGTCGCAATCATTCAGCCTAATATCGACCCTAATGAGAAGTGGAATGGAGACATAGATCAAATCATGGAAACTTACGAGCAGGAGACATACAAATCGGGCAGTCATGAATCCGATCTGGTGGTCTGGCCTGAAACCGCAATTCCATTTTATATTCTCTTGCCGCAATTTTCTTGTTTTAAGCGCTCGCTCGAATCCTTCTTAGACAGCACGAATACTTCGCTGCTCGCCGGAGTGCCGATCGCCCGCTATTACTCGGACAGCGATAGCGCAAAGCCGAGCAGCCACTTCGATGAGTCCACGCATAGGTACTACGACGCATATAACGGGGCGGCGGTTTTTGAGCCGCACTCAAACGTGTATCAGACTTACGGAAAGATTATCCTCGTCCCGTTTGGTGAACGAATCCCTTACGCTGATGCGGTGCCGTTTCTAATCAAGCCGCTAAACTGGGGAGTCGGCATCAGCAATTGGGCGCGCGGAAAAGACACGACTGTGTTTAGACTCCGAGGCGGACCAACATTCGGCACGGTAATTTGCTATGAAAGTATTTTCCCGAATTACGTCAGGGCATTTGTAGAGAAGGGCGCCGATTTCCTTGTGATTATCACAAACGACGGGTGGTATGGTAAATCTTCGGGACCATACCAGCACGCTGCCTACGCTGTTCTGCGGGCAGTGGAAAATCGAAGAGCCGTCGTGCGCGCTGCGAACACAGGTATCTCGGAGTTCATAGATCCTTACGGGAATTTAATCGGCAAACAAACCAGACTCGACGAAAGAATGACCCTTGAAGAATCGATACCGATATCACACCAGCTAACATTTTACACGATGCATGGAGATTGGATAGCTAATTTCGCAGAAGTTATTTCTGCAGCCGTAATTCTTTTCGGACTTTTTCTTAAATTTAAGAGCAAAAACTAAGGAGATGTTTTACGAAGTACATTGATCTAAGAAGCGATACGGTTACGAAGCCGAATGAAGAAATGCGAAAAGTCATGGCAAATGCAGAAGTAGGAGATGATGTTTTCGGCGAAGACCCGACAGTAAATAAGTTACAGGAAACAGTCGCTGACCTTCTCAGCAAGGAAGCGGCGTTGTATGTCCCCAGCGGCACGATGTCGAACCAGCTTGCGGTCAAGACGCACACCAATCCAGGAGACGAAGTGATCGTCGAGAGGGAGTCGCACATTTTCAATTATGAAACTGCTGCCCCGGCTTTGTTGTCGGGAGTCCAGCTGAATCCAGTTCCAGGTGAGCGAGGAGTGATGACGGCGAGTGCCGTTGAAGAAGCGATCAGACCCGACCTTTATTACATGATGCCGACTAAACTTGTTTGCATCGAGAACACGCACAATCGCGGCGGTGGAACTATTTACCCCCTGAAGCTGATCGACGAAATAAAAAACGTGGTAACGCGGCACAAGCTGAGATGCCACCTCGATGGAGCAAGATTATGGAACGCTTCCGTTGCATCAGGGATAAAGGTCTCCGAGTATGCGAAGCGATTCGACTCGGTCTCAGTTTGTCTTTCCAAGGGGTTAGGTGCACCGGTCGGATCAGTGCTATCCGGCACGAAGGAATATATTGAAAAAGCACATCGATACCGGAAAATTTTTGGAGGCGGAATGCGCCAAGTAGGAGTTCTCGCCGCCGCCGGACTGTATGCAATCGAACATAATATTCAGCGTCTTGCTGAGGACCATGAGAAAGCAAAAGCGTTTGTACGGATTATTTGTGACTCACCCCTTTATGAAGTAAATCTAGATCATGTTGAAACAAATATCATTATTTTCGGAATTAAATCGAGAAGCAATTCATCGGGACCGTCGTTCACGGTAAATAAATTTCTCGCCGACATGAAATCACTCGGAGTTCTCTTATCCGCGGGAAGCGCCGGGAAAGTGCGCGCGGTGACTCACTTAGATGTCTCGATGGGAGACGTGAAGGATGCGGCAGAAACTGTCGCAAAATATCGCGCGGACTGAGAGGGACTGGCTTATTTTAAGAAATCCGATGGAGCTTTCGTAAAATGCTGCAGGTAAACGAACAAATTCCCTCACAATCCGAACTTGAAGAAGCCAAGACCGCGGGATTTACTCATTATCCAATAATCATAGAAGTTCTAGAAGATATTTTCACGCCGGTCGGACTTTACTTGAGGTTGCGTAACTCTCCCAACACCGGACCTTCGATCGGAAAGAACAGCTTCCTGCTCGAGAGCGCGGAAGGAGGGGAGAATATCGGCCGTTATTCTTTCATGGGTACTGATCCATTTGCCACATTCCTTGTCAAAAATGGTACAGTGACAACGACAGTCGGAAGCCATCGAACAACTTCAAAAGCTTCGCCGATATCCGAACTGAGAAATTTCCTATCTAGATTCAAGGTCTTTCCCGCAAAAAATCTTCCGCGATTTTCCGGAGGGGCAGTCGGTTATTTCGGCTACGATTTCGTCAAGTATCTGGAAAATATTCCGATAACCGAATCAAAAAATTCCCTGCCCGAAGTGTTCCTGAATGTTTACGATACGATTTTTGCCGTCGATAATCTGAAGAGAAAAGTTCTCGTAGTTTCCCTCATTCCGCTATCGTCGAACTCTCTGCCAAAGGTCGTGAAGGATCGGTTAACACGCTTGAGAAGAATAATAAAGTTTGTCGAATCGAGCGACCATTCTCGTGAGACGAAGTCATGCAGGATAGGCGAGCCCAAGTTTAATACCACCAAAATGGACTACAAAGGAATTGTCGAGAAGGCAAAACAATACATCATCGAAGGAGATATATTCCAGGTCGTATTGTCGCAGCGCGCAGAATTCAATCTGAAAGGCGATCCGTTCATGCTCTATCGAGGTGTGCGAGCGCTGAATCCGTCGCCTTACATGTTCTACCTGGATTCAACACTCGGCAAGCGCAAACTTGCAATTATTGGTTCCTCACCGGAGATGTTCGTGAGAAAGGAAGGCCGGAAGATAGAAATGCGGCCAATCGCGGGAACAAATCCTCGCGGCAGCACGCCTGAAGAAGATGAACGGCTTACCCGGAAACTGCTCGCCGACGAGAAGGAAAAGGCAGAACATGTAATGCTGGTCGACCTTGGAAGGAACGACATCGGAAGAGTTGCTACAGTCGGAAGTGTTCACGTGGACAATTTCATGCACGTCGAGAAATTTTCTCATGTGATGCACATCGTGTCGGACGTTGCCGGAACAATCGATGGCGGAAGGGATGCAGTGGAGACACTTGCAGCATGCTTTCCAGCCGGGACGCTCAGCGGCGCGCCAAAAGTGAGAGCGATGGAAATAATTTCCGAACTGGAAGAAACCAGGCGACAGGTTTATGGCGGCGCCGTCGGATACATAGACTTTAATGATAACATGGATACGTGTATTGCGATCCGTACCTTTGTCATCGACGGCGACAAAGGCTACTTACAGGCGGGAGCGGGGATCGTATATGATTCTGACCCGGAAAGGGAATACAACGAGACAATAAACAAAATGAAGGCAAACCTCGAAGCGTTAAAACTATTGAGTTAGGTTTCAATAAACGAACTATCAATCATGATTCTTCTAATAGACAATTACGATTCATTCACGTACAACCTGTACCAGTATATCAGCGTGCTCGGGGCAAAAGTTTGCGTGGCGCGGAATGACAAAATTACTTTGAAGGAAATCCATGAAATGAATCCCGAGGCGATAGTGATATCTCCCGGACCAAAGACACCGAGCGAAGCGGGCATTTCCGAAGCTGTGGTGACGGAGTTTTACAGAACGCTCCCGATTCTCGGAGTTTGCCTCGGACATCAGGCGATTGGAGAAGTTTTCGGCGGAAAAATTGTGAAGGCACCGATCCCGATGCACGGAAAGACATCGCAGATAATTCACAACGGCAAGTCGATTTTTAATTCCATGGAAATTCCGTTTGCCGCCACACGTTACCATTCGCTGATCGTTTCGCAGGAGAATCTTCCGGAACAACTCGAGACCATCGCATGGACCGAGGATAACCTTGTGATGGGGTTAAAACATAGAGATTATCCAACGGTCGGCGTTCAGTTCCATCCGGAGTCGGTCATGACCGAAAACGGGAAATCACTTTTAAGAAATTTCATAGACGGGAAAATCTAATAATGAGTATCTCAACAAATCATAACGGCAACGATCGAATGACAGTCTTAGAGGCGCGGCAAAGAGACATCTG
It encodes:
- a CDS encoding class II fructose-bisphosphate aldolase; translation: MIKNVEELKNNLLGVVEVDGWQKVKVSNVEKLRSSVIDTLVYESVFNPSDEVKTKIRWLIRELGRNLSAGSASIQGLYTAYGKGEVSGFTVPAVNVRGITYDFARAMFRVAKKNNIGPFVFEIAKSEMGYTDQRPSEYSACITAAAVKENYSGPVFIQGDHFQFNAKKFALDPQKEVEAIKSLIKEAVAAEFYNIDIDSSTLVDLSKKTTDEQQRNNYELAAEMTALIREVEPKGVTISVGGEIGEVGGKNSTPEEFRAYMQGYVKTLNSKKHGATPISKISVQTGSSHGGVPLPDGTVAQVKIDFGVLESISKIARKEYGMAGAVQHGASTLPEELFDKFPGVGTAEIHLATGFQNLLYDIFPKDFRETIYDYLRKNCADEKKPNETDEQFIYKTRKKAFGPFKQQMWNLGKDWFSRANTELEKRFEFLFLKLNTKNTKDIVSKYV
- a CDS encoding cation diffusion facilitator family transporter; amino-acid sequence: MCDILTSGKSITPKGPLHRLTKESSNEKTRAAVSSVIAAVFLTAFKLIVGITSGSLGILSEAAHSGFDLLAATTTLFAVRASSKPADVEHHYGHGKFENISALFEALLLLLTCYLIGKEAVARLFFKKVSIEITVWSFVVMFTSIIIDFTRSRILFRAAKKYNSQALEADALHFSTDILSSSVVILGLVAANYGFAFADPVASLGVAVVIVFISLRLGKRTLDVLVDRSPESSLVANIRAAALSINEIEEIKSLRVRVAGGKIFVDMVVELPRLLPFERAHSLVDEIESKVRGVRDGVDVVVHAEPIPTSRETVVDKIKLAAENVGGNVHEIEVFSTEKGFVVDLHLEVTDAETIDSAHRKADMLESAIRRQVEKVDQIFIHIDKPSMKPKYATTPNLYETDLPAKLLDYVKCKPSVVRCINLNFTESESGIRVAMICQFDETFSLEDTVKIVNELEMDIVKRFPQISRVVIHQEPAS
- a CDS encoding alanyl-tRNA editing protein encodes the protein MTMRPYYTDPYTVDFEADVLEISRRSEHFAVVLDKSYFYPTSGGQEHDTGTINGVDVVDVIEEKGKVFHLLSEEIKAGKANSRINWQRRFENMQQHTGQHILSAAFENLFEIQTVSSRLGEEIGTIDLSRQPSDNETTAAVAEANKIVRENREVIIHFADQSTINSFKLRKPPKVEGTIRIVEVKDFDFSPCGGTHCTHTSEVGVILTGGIEKVKASLTRIEFACGDRAVKHYYALHKSAAEGARLLSTVATELPNAIEKLKQQIQESGSRMKELSERILGTVCVQYKQRLEGSAEIFDVFDLTDEVTSIEDLRYVASCLSKHTVKAFAMYKNEGASCQMNLRLPMNGADSVMEQLRTDYHAKGGGRNGFYSLSLAKNTLGEVIEKLRKILQNG
- a CDS encoding acylphosphatase; the encoded protein is MADAGVHLFVDGVVQGVGYRFFAARQASVYGLKGFVKNLIDGRVEVVAEGEKGLIEEFIKDLRRGPISSHITDIRIEWTSPDYKFEGFEIL
- the ispF gene encoding 2-C-methyl-D-erythritol 2,4-cyclodiphosphate synthase, with translation MKIGFGFDAHELVENRQLRLGGVVIEFPMGLRGHSDGDVVLHALSDAILGASAKGDIGIYFRDDEKKNEGIDSKQILKFVLKAAAESGLKINNIDIVVVADRPKLNPFYELIRNSISRECEISISDVSVKSKTTEGTAIAKSSIACFAVVLMKEL
- a CDS encoding DedA family protein, which encodes MTHLNNLVTALNSTAPIYFYLTLFFFAFLENLFPPSPSDLVIAFGGSLVGTGKLDIFAAIFFSTLGSTAGFVVMYYIGFFLGRELIDTGKLKFIPMEKIKTVEGWFQKYGYGIVVVNRFLSGTRAVISFFVGLSELSIAITIPLCAISALTWNSILIIGGSLLGRNWKQLGHILSLYGITVGIFLSLLVVFFVVKYYRRRKHA
- the lnt gene encoding apolipoprotein N-acyltransferase — its product is MRIIKSIFDRSLLLPIFSGLLLGFSFPPFHFGWLAFVGFIPLIFAVKGAKNYREVLKLSYFGFLVLNIVAIYWVGGWTRESDPFLMIGGAALVFCHPFFFTVPMLVYHFLHKRFGELAVFLFPFLYLSFEHLHSIGEVAFPWLTIGYSQSYNQAGIQFSSFTGLFGISFQILLVNSFLYYSLTSWMDNRGAKKFRIARSLSIALLLIVIPEIYGEMVLRSAGKNEYANKLKVAIIQPNIDPNEKWNGDIDQIMETYEQETYKSGSHESDLVVWPETAIPFYILLPQFSCFKRSLESFLDSTNTSLLAGVPIARYYSDSDSAKPSSHFDESTHRYYDAYNGAAVFEPHSNVYQTYGKIILVPFGERIPYADAVPFLIKPLNWGVGISNWARGKDTTVFRLRGGPTFGTVICYESIFPNYVRAFVEKGADFLVIITNDGWYGKSSGPYQHAAYAVLRAVENRRAVVRAANTGISEFIDPYGNLIGKQTRLDERMTLEESIPISHQLTFYTMHGDWIANFAEVISAAVILFGLFLKFKSKN
- a CDS encoding GntG family PLP-dependent aldolase; amino-acid sequence: MDLRSDTVTKPNEEMRKVMANAEVGDDVFGEDPTVNKLQETVADLLSKEAALYVPSGTMSNQLAVKTHTNPGDEVIVERESHIFNYETAAPALLSGVQLNPVPGERGVMTASAVEEAIRPDLYYMMPTKLVCIENTHNRGGGTIYPLKLIDEIKNVVTRHKLRCHLDGARLWNASVASGIKVSEYAKRFDSVSVCLSKGLGAPVGSVLSGTKEYIEKAHRYRKIFGGGMRQVGVLAAAGLYAIEHNIQRLAEDHEKAKAFVRIICDSPLYEVNLDHVETNIIIFGIKSRSNSSGPSFTVNKFLADMKSLGVLLSAGSAGKVRAVTHLDVSMGDVKDAAETVAKYRAD
- the trpE gene encoding anthranilate synthase component I; this translates as MLQVNEQIPSQSELEEAKTAGFTHYPIIIEVLEDIFTPVGLYLRLRNSPNTGPSIGKNSFLLESAEGGENIGRYSFMGTDPFATFLVKNGTVTTTVGSHRTTSKASPISELRNFLSRFKVFPAKNLPRFSGGAVGYFGYDFVKYLENIPITESKNSLPEVFLNVYDTIFAVDNLKRKVLVVSLIPLSSNSLPKVVKDRLTRLRRIIKFVESSDHSRETKSCRIGEPKFNTTKMDYKGIVEKAKQYIIEGDIFQVVLSQRAEFNLKGDPFMLYRGVRALNPSPYMFYLDSTLGKRKLAIIGSSPEMFVRKEGRKIEMRPIAGTNPRGSTPEEDERLTRKLLADEKEKAEHVMLVDLGRNDIGRVATVGSVHVDNFMHVEKFSHVMHIVSDVAGTIDGGRDAVETLAACFPAGTLSGAPKVRAMEIISELEETRRQVYGGAVGYIDFNDNMDTCIAIRTFVIDGDKGYLQAGAGIVYDSDPEREYNETINKMKANLEALKLLS
- a CDS encoding aminodeoxychorismate/anthranilate synthase component II yields the protein MILLIDNYDSFTYNLYQYISVLGAKVCVARNDKITLKEIHEMNPEAIVISPGPKTPSEAGISEAVVTEFYRTLPILGVCLGHQAIGEVFGGKIVKAPIPMHGKTSQIIHNGKSIFNSMEIPFAATRYHSLIVSQENLPEQLETIAWTEDNLVMGLKHRDYPTVGVQFHPESVMTENGKSLLRNFIDGKI